In a genomic window of archaeon BMS3Bbin15:
- the pyrK_2 gene encoding dihydroorotate dehydrogenase B (NAD(+)), electron transfer subunit — translation MHEILKKRSLAPGYTFFVIKSPRIAKKIEPGQFVIVRVHEKGERIPMTISDFDREKGTLNMVVSHVGKTSRLLASLESGERILNMLGPLGMPSDIEYFGNVVTICRQGTAGALYSIIKALKKAGNRVTCIMGSKSGDYLVLENEIGAVVDELIIATDDGSRGVKGYAVSALREYLKKNQVDYILTIGPSKMMKTVGKIGKKYGIKTKASLGAIMLDGTGMCGACRVTVKGNTKFACMDGPEFDADEVNFDELIRRQSFFKEEERLAMELFEEGI, via the coding sequence ATGCATGAGATATTGAAGAAGCGCAGTTTAGCTCCTGGTTACACTTTTTTTGTCATAAAATCTCCGAGAATAGCAAAAAAAATTGAGCCTGGGCAGTTTGTTATAGTGAGGGTGCATGAGAAGGGTGAGCGTATACCTATGACAATCTCTGATTTCGACAGGGAGAAGGGCACTCTTAACATGGTTGTGTCTCATGTAGGCAAAACATCAAGGCTCCTTGCCTCTCTTGAGTCAGGGGAGAGAATATTGAATATGCTGGGCCCTCTCGGCATGCCCAGCGATATTGAATATTTTGGTAATGTTGTTACTATTTGCAGGCAGGGAACTGCTGGCGCTCTCTATTCAATAATAAAAGCTCTCAAGAAGGCTGGTAACAGGGTTACATGTATAATGGGGTCTAAAAGCGGGGATTATCTTGTTCTTGAGAATGAGATTGGAGCTGTTGTTGATGAGCTTATTATAGCAACTGACGATGGTTCCAGAGGAGTTAAAGGTTATGCGGTTTCTGCTCTGAGAGAATATCTGAAGAAAAATCAGGTTGATTATATTTTGACAATAGGGCCGAGCAAGATGATGAAAACAGTCGGCAAGATAGGTAAGAAATATGGAATTAAAACTAAGGCAAGTCTTGGAGCTATAATGCTTGATGGTACAGGAATGTGCGGTGCATGCAGGGTGACTGTGAAAGGAAACACAAAGTTTGCCTGCATGGATGGTCCTGAATTTGATGCTGATGAAGTTAATTTTGATGAGCTTATAAGAAGACAGAGTTTCTTTAAGGAAGAGGAACGCCTTGCCATGGAGCTTTTTGAGGAAGGAATATGA